One Delphinus delphis chromosome 16, mDelDel1.2, whole genome shotgun sequence genomic window carries:
- the DPCD gene encoding protein DPCD isoform X1, with translation MAVTGWLESLRAAEKTALLQDGRRKVHYLFPDGKEMAEEYDEKTSELLVRKWRVKSALGALGQWQIEVGEPALPGAGSLGPELITESNSNPIFMRKDTKMSFQWRIRNLPYPKDVYSVCVDQKERCVVVRTTNKKYYKKFSIPDLDRYQLPLDDSSLSFAHANCTLIISVRVIQTSWPLCQGQAPSSPAQFPSYWSPQFQPQLLLGCAC, from the exons GGAGAAGGAAGGTGCACTATTTGTTCCCAGATGGGAAGGAAATGGCCGAAGAATATGATGAGAAGACAAGTGAACTACTTG tGAGGAAGTGGCGTGTGAAGAGTGCCCTGGGCGCCTTGGGCCAGTGGCAgattgaggtgggagagccagcaCTCCCAGGAGCAGGGAGCCTGGGGCCTGAACTCATCACGGAAAGCAATTCCAAT CCCATCTTCATGCGCAAGGACACCAAGATGAGTTTCCAGTGGCGAATTCGAAACCTCCCGTACCCTAAGGATGTCTACAGTGTCTGTGTGGACCAGAAGGAGCGCTGTGTTGTCGTCAGAACAACCAACAAAAA GTACTACAAGAAGTTCTCAATACCTGACCTAGACAGGTATCAGCTACCTCTGGATGATTCCTCGCTGAGCTTTGCTCATGCCAACTGCACCCTCATCATCTCCGTAAGAGTCATTCAGACTTCTTGGCCACTATGTCAGGGACAGGCTCCTTCTTCCCCTGCCCAGTTCCCATCCTACTGGAGTCCTCAGTTCCAGCCCCAGCTACTCCTGGGGTGTGCTTGCTAG